AGGCACTTAATAAAAAGGCGACAGGTAAAATGATAAGCTTATTCAAAAGGGACCCTTTGGTAATGGCCCAAAGCACGGGTATCTCCCGTTTTGAAACAAAACCGGAAGCCTTTTTCGCATTTACGGCCAAATCGTCCCCCAAAATCCCTGCAGTTTTCTTGGTCGCTATTTTACTCATAGATGCTACGTCATCCAATAAGGTAGCTACGTCATCCAATACTGCAAAAAATCCTGAAGCCATACATTAATTTTTGGGCAAAAATAGACGATGGATGTGAATTAAAGGAACGCAATAGACCAAAAAATGTACGTTAGTCCTTTTTTATAGAAAAGTTGCAGGATAATTAGTAAGTATGCCTGTTCAATTGATTAATTTTTTTGTACCCTATAGGTAATACGCCTATTGGTAACTATAGTGTTTACCCGAATTTGTAGGCTGGCTGTGGCACTTGTGGTTTGTGCGCATGAATAGGCGATATTGGTCAAGACAACTCGGTACTGTTCCCCATTTTCCGAAGGAGTGGGATTATTGATGTTGAGAGTTGCGGTATTGGCTCCGCTGAACATGGCATTATCGGTAATATTTGCCCAAGAACCTCCTACGAACCTTTGCCATTGATAAAGGTTGGCATTTGTGGCCGTAACCGATAAACTACCGTTACAACCGGGGCATATAATGGTATTTACAGGTTGTGTATTTATGCTGGGTGGTGCTCCGGCCTGTCTATAATCAAAGACGGAATCCAAATCGCCCTCGGCTGGAATGGTATAACCGTCCGTTCCAGAAGTTACCACGCCATTGCCATCCGTAGCAACAGGATTAGGACCTAAAAACCCATCCGCATTGTTATCCGTAAATCCGGCTTCCAAAACATCGTTACAACCATCATTATCGGAATCCAATTCTATGCTGTCCAATATGCCATCACCATCACTATCGGTATAGGCATAATTGATGCTTCCTCCGTTGGGGTCGGTCTGAACCAAATTGGGAACCCCGTCAGTACCAACGGCCCCATTAATCGCTCCGTTTGTGATTGCCTGTCCGTGCCCTGCTTCGACGGCGTCGTAGATACCGTCATTATCACTATCCAAATCAAATCGGTTAAAAATACCGTCGCCATCCGTATCGCATTCTCCACTAAACCTGATCTGACCGTTCATATTGGTAGGTCCTGTCACAAACTGGCCAATTGTAATCGTATTCGTTCCAGAAGGATTCCAAGGAACTGTTTCAGGAGGTGTGTCCAATATTAAGGGCTCTAAGGTACCACCAGAGGATTGTGCCCCAAATAGTTTTAAATGACCATCGGCATCCACGATGACCCGTAGCACGGGATTGGCCAGAGTTCCTGTTAAAGACCAAAGCTGAGGAAGGCCTCCTTCACCATAGGTGAATCCCGTATTGAACCGGGCAAAATTACCGGGTGCCCCGGGTTGGAATTGAAACTCGGCAGCAATATTAGTTCCGTTGACGGTTAGATTAAATGAATTGTCAATCGAGATAAAATCAATATACATAACTCCCCGTCCGGAGGTTGAGGTATTCGTAACCGAAGTTCCGCCATTGGCATTGAAGTTTTGTGTTGTAGTGGCCACAAATGTGCATTCATCCCAATCCAAAATTCCGTCGTTGTCATTATCCAGATCTGCCACATCCTCAATGCCGTCACCGTCCGTATCTACTGGTGTCACAGCGCTAATAAGAACATTGTCTATACTGGCATTGTGATTGGAATCCCAATTAGCATTTGATTTTGCAAAACGTATAACGGTATTGGCCGAAATATAGGCCG
This window of the Maribacter cobaltidurans genome carries:
- a CDS encoding thrombospondin type 3 repeat-containing protein encodes the protein MAQMTFADNFDTSDYDRQDGNTYWATDWIESDDSNLGPTSQYIRIQSQQLYMYYLWTEDIRRTANLTGATSATLSFDYTTNNLGGTRRLGVYISSTGGAPYTQIGTLSGNGTFTQDISAYISANTVIRFAKSNANWDSNHNASIDNVLISAVTPVDTDGDGIEDVADLDNDNDGILDWDECTFVATTTQNFNANGGTSVTNTSTSGRGVMYIDFISIDNSFNLTVNGTNIAAEFQFQPGAPGNFARFNTGFTYGEGGLPQLWSLTGTLANPVLRVIVDADGHLKLFGAQSSGGTLEPLILDTPPETVPWNPSGTNTITIGQFVTGPTNMNGQIRFSGECDTDGDGIFNRFDLDSDNDGIYDAVEAGHGQAITNGAINGAVGTDGVPNLVQTDPNGGSINYAYTDSDGDGILDSIELDSDNDGCNDVLEAGFTDNNADGFLGPNPVATDGNGVVTSGTDGYTIPAEGDLDSVFDYRQAGAPPSINTQPVNTIICPGCNGSLSVTATNANLYQWQRFVGGSWANITDNAMFSGANTATLNINNPTPSENGEQYRVVLTNIAYSCAQTTSATASLQIRVNTIVTNRRITYRVQKN